The genomic segment AAGAAGAGCGTCTCATTGCTTTATTGGGGCTCGGCCTTAATGTCGGGGTAAGCTTTTACTTTCTGCCGCATGTAGGTATTTTTGCGGGCGTTACGGATAATCTTTCGTTCATACAGGTGTCTAACCAGCAATATTATACAAAGGCCGGCGCCCTTTTTTACTTACAGAATGGTGTTAAGGATATTAAAAAGATGACATCCGGGCTTTTGGCAAACAATGTTACCGCGCGGTTAGGGATCGCTTTTAAGCTGTAGAGATCCCTTGGGCAATATATTTGCCGCATTGTGTTTGTGCACTTGATTTGGATTTCTTTTCGATACGTGGGTTTCCTATTCTGCTTGCTTTTTTGGTGTTCCTCTCGTATACTGTAATGAATGGAACCCATTATTCTTGCATCCAAGTCGCCTCAGCGGCAGGATATTTTAAAACGTTTGAATATACCGTTCATCAGCATTCCGTCGGAGGTCGATGAAGTTGTCGCCTCCGATCTTCCTCCTGAAAAAGCGGTAGAGCAGATTGCATTGCGAAAAGCAGATGCGGTACTTCGCTCTCCGCTGAAAATCAATACACCGTGGATTATCGCCGCCGATACGCTCATTTTTTCTAATGGTACACCGATGGGAAAGCCTGCCGATATTGATGATGCCCGCAAGATGCTGCAATCGTATTCCAATACGGCGCATAAGGTTATAACGGCAATTTGTTGCTACGACGAAAAATTACAACATATTTCAACTCGAATCAGCAGTTCGGCAGTGTTTTTTAAGGCGTTGTCGGAAGCTGAAATTGACTGGTATCTAAGTACCGGAGAATGGCAGGGCGCTGCCGGAGGCTA from the Treponema medium genome contains:
- a CDS encoding Maf family protein; translation: MEPIILASKSPQRQDILKRLNIPFISIPSEVDEVVASDLPPEKAVEQIALRKADAVLRSPLKINTPWIIAADTLIFSNGTPMGKPADIDDARKMLQSYSNTAHKVITAICCYDEKLQHISTRISSSAVFFKALSEAEIDWYLSTGEWQGAAGGYRIQGTAACFITKIEGSYSGIVGLPIYELYDILTEHGYNFT